The window NNNNNNNNNNNNNNNNNNNNNNNNNNNNNNNNNNNNNNNNNNNNNNNNNNNNNNNNNNNNNNNNNNNNNNNNNNNNNNNNNNNNNNNNNNNNNNNNNNNNNNNNNNNNNNNNNNNNNNNNNNNNNNNNNNNNNNNNNNNNNNNNaaaaaaaaaagaaaaaacgctCCGTGTGTCGTCACGTGCCGCGACGATTCCCGGCAATGCTGGCTTTCAAATTCTTCGGCCTCACCTCCACGGTAAATACCGCCGTTGCCACGGTTACCGGCGCTTCGACAAGGCCGGCGAACGGAGCGGAAGACAAGAATGAGCGACGAGTTGATGGAGACCGGGTCTGCTGCTCTGaagaaaggttttattttgaaatgatgttgtttgttttttgcagagCGATGAAAGAAACGGTGAgcgtccagaaccagaaccagaaccagagaaacGGCAGGATTTCTGTTAAGAGTAACAACCCGATCGGGTCAGACGGTGATGGATCACAACCTGCGTTCATCACAGGAACGGGAaacgtttctgcttcagctcacaGACGGCTAACACGCTAGCAATGCGCTAGTTAGCAGGACGACCGCTTCTAACAGCTGAGTGAGGCCATGGCTGAGCCTCAATCTGCCcaagtgacctctgacctctggtcctccaaacctcacTCTGGGTTCGGTTtgatatgtgaacgccaagtggaccggaggccgctccaaaagcaggaagtggactacagcgcagggtattctgggtaaatccaaccaacgctaacatgttagcctagcgctagcagcagaaatcctcccaaccgctaaaatcctctaTCTTGGttccatctggtgaagcaggaagttgctctcagaggtttctgtgttgttttcttcagtggttctcagtgcagcgcccccacaggccaggaggggaacaggctggtttgactcagagccacAGCTAGGTTTGGgtataatttaatgttttatggtgTCTGGAAAAGAAGCTGTTTTGAAAACCTCCGGATTGTAAGGTCACAAatcagcccgttacctagcaacccaagcacaCTCGTTCAGCTGGTCTttctgctgtacaatggctgctggaaaacactttCCATCCAGGAAGCACTttggaggctctactaatgcttttcaaagatggatgtttgtataattgcgcacatgtgtaaacactgagtttgggggcgtggccagcagcagctcatttggatttaaagtagCAGAGgccataaaacacacaaaacagacTGAAATCTGATGGTCTAAGAATGATTTGTGCAACCGTAGACGTATCCTAACATGCTCAAGgaagcttttaaataaataacttcgTCTGTAGAAGGtagaaaacatgaagaagagTCTGGTTACATTAAACCGCCCATTAATATGAAATACCTCCAACCTTAATTACAAGAATCAACCCACAGACATATCAGACGAGGGGAAAGGTCAGGCTAAGGCAGGAGAAGGAAAAGGGTGAAGGACGTGTTCCACTGGGAAGACTGGGAAAAGGAAAGAGGATGTAGCCGCTCCACTGACGCCCACTCCGCTTCCCTCCCCTCCTTTTTCCTCCAAAACTCCCAAAACAAAGCGCTCAGTTCCTGCTCTGGCAGACGACCAACGCAGGCAGTCCAtctgcccacacacacacacacacacacacacacacacacacacacacacacacacacacacacacacacacacacacacacacacacacacacagacttgtATTTCTTGAAACGTGAGGACTTAGTTTTGCGAGTGACTAGGTGGTTACATGTGGGGACTCAACTTTCTAAATGAGCTAAAGACTCTGTTttaggtttggattttttttagggAGATTGGAACATGAAATATCATCCTTAACATAAAAATTTATAAAgtttagaaaatcaaaaatatgtcAGGTTTTTGGGTGCACATGGGGACATGTCCATCACCAGCTGCCGCCAGAGTCAGGCCAAAGTCCAAACGCAGGGGGaaaacaagaacacacacacacacacacacacacacacacgcacacacacacacacacacacacacacacacacactcttcctcttcctggaCAAACCCACATTCAGCTGCGGCTCATTTATTTCCAACATCTGAATCTGTAGAAAGTTcacttaaaaacacataaagtgctaaaatttaaatatatttaataacatttaaatttaaaaatatatgacaCTGGattattattaacattaattcagggaaacatttttttaatatttttcttgtattattcaAATTTTTAGTTTGacccaaaatattaaaataaacccaTGAAAAGTAGACGTTTGGTTTGGAAAcagtttcacatcatgtgtagAAACCGGTTCTGTTTGGACCTGGGTCGTCCGTCCCAACAGAACCGTCCTTCAACGTTTAAACGGGtcacaggaacaggaagtagttttgattttcatccattttccagtttttcccccccagatTTTCCTCCAGAATGTTTCAGCTCAGAGTGACgatggttctgacccagttaaGCATCCAGAACCTTTTGGATTTAACCAGTTTCTCCATCCAGTCTTTTGTTTCTGTGACTTCCTGgtttctgaccaatcagaaaaCACGCCCACTCTCTCATTGGCTGCTAGTTTTCTGCTTTAACTGGTTCTGGACAAACTGGACCTGCGGGTTCTGTTCAACCGGTCAGCTCTGCTTCAGAAACATTCACTTTGTGGACCCAGAAGGTTCTGGTCTCTTCAGTTTGACGTCTAGTCCAGTTCCTGGCTCCGGGAAAAGGCGGGAATCACCGTGGCAACCAGGCGGGAATCACCATGGCGACCAGTGACTCGGCAGATCTGAACTGAGCTccagatttaaaatgatttctgaaACTTTCTGGAGATTTTTTTGCATCAACATGAAATAACTAATAATCCAGATTTATTGTGTTTCACATAAGAATTAAAAAAGGGTAACAAAccctaaattaatttctttattcgactctttgtttagttttaagttaatttcaGGTCGTCGCTGATATATCGGACCAGAGGAGATCTGGAAACTGAATTTATAATCCTGGTTCTGTATGAATAAATATGAGCTGTGGGTGTCGGGTCGGACCGGTTCTGATGGACCGGACGGCGTGATTTCCTCACCTCGTTAATGAACCGGATGCAGTCCAGGAACATGTAGTCCTGGTGCTGCTCGTTCACCACTCTCTCATCGATGAAATGCCGCGGCTCCAGAGTCGGATGATCTGAGGACAGAGCAGAGTTGGTCACCACCGGGGGGCGCCATACAGCCACAAGCTACGCTTGGCGTTAGCCACCACAGGAGNNNNNNNNNNNNNNNNNNNNNNNNNNNNNNNNNNNNNNNNNNNNNNNNNNNNNNNNNNNNNNNNNNNNNNNNNNNNNNNNNNNNNNNNNNNNNNNNNNNNNNNNNNNNNNNNNNNNNNNNNNNNNNNNNNNNNNNNNNNNNNNNNNNNNNNNNNNNNNNNNNNNNNNNNNNNNNNNNNNNNNNNNNNNNNNNNNNNNNNNNNNNNNNNNNNNNNNNNNNNNNNNNNNNNNNNNNNNNNNNNNNNNNNNNNNNNNNNNNNNNNNNNNNNNNNNNNNNNNNNNNNNNNNNNNNNNNNNNNNNNNNNNNNNNNNNNNNNNNNNNNNNNNNNNNNNNNNNNNNNNNNNNNNNNNNNNNNNNNNNNNNNNNNNNNNNNNNNNNNNNNNNNNNNNNNNNNNNNNNNNNNNNNNNNNNNNNNNNNNNNNNNNNNNNNNNNNNNNNNNNNNNNNNNNNNNNNNNNNNNNNNNNNNNNNNNNNNNNNNNNNNNNNNNNNNNNNNNNNNNNNNNNNNNNNNNNNNNNNNNNNNNNNNNNNNNNNNNNNNNNNNNNNNNNNNNNNNNNNNNNNNNNNNNNNNNNNNNNNNNNNNNNNNNNNNNNNNNNNNNNNNNNNNNNNNNNNNNNNNNNNNNNNNNNNNNNNNNNNNNNNNNNNNNNNNNNNNNNNNNNNNNNNNNNNNNNNNNNNNNNNNNNNNNNNNNNNNNNNNNNNNNNNNNNNNNNNNNNNNNNNNNNNNNNNNNNNNNNNNNNNNNNNNNNNNNNNNNNNNNNNNNNNNNNNNNNNNNNNNNNNNNNNNNNNNNNNNNNNNNNNNNNNNNNNNNNNNNNNNNNNNNNNNNNNNNNNNNNNNNNNNNNNNNNNNNNNNNNNNNNNNNNNNNNNNNNNNNNNNNNNNNNNNNNNNNNNNNNNNNNNNNNNNNNNNNNNNNNNNNNNNNNNNNNNNNNNNNNNNNNNNNNNNNNNNNNNNNNNNNNNNNNNNNNNNNNNNNNNNNNNNNNNNNNNNNNNNNNNNNNNNNNNNNNNNNNNNNNNNNNNNNNNNNNNNNNNNNNNNNNNNNNNNNNNNNNNNNNNNNNNNNNNNNNNNNNNNNNNNNNNNNNNNNNNNNNNNNNNNNNNNNNNNNNNNNNNNNNNNNNNNNNNNNNNNNNNNNNNNNNNNNNNNNNNNNNNNNNNNNNNNNNNNNNNNNNNNNNNNNNNNNNNNNNNNNNNNNNNNNNNNNNNNNNNNNNNNNNNNNNNNNNNNNNNNNNNNNNNNNNNNNNNNNNNNNNNNNNNNNNNNNNNNNNNNNNNNNNNNNNNNNNNNNNNNNNNNNNNNNNNNNNNNNNNNNNNNNNNNNNNNNNNNNNNNNNNNNNNNNNNNNNNNNNNNNNNNNNNNNNNNNNNNNNNNNNNNNNNNNNNNNNNNNNNNNNNNNNNNNNNNNNNNNNNNNNNNNNNNNNNNNNNNNNNNNNNNNNNNNNNNNNNNNNNNNNNNNNNNNNNNNNNNNNNNNNNNNNNNNNNNNNNNNNNNCCAGGTAGCCACAAGCTACGCTCAGCGTTAGCCACCATCGGGTGGCACCGTGTAGCCACCACCGGGTGGCACCAGGTAGCCACAAGCTACGCTCAGCGTTAGCCACCATCGGGTGGCACCGTGTAGCCACCATCGGGTGGCACCGTGTAGTCAAAGCTACGCTCAGATTCTGTGGGATCAGGCCAGTTCAGTAACGATGTTCTGATTTATGAAATGATTTTACTGttgtggcaaaagcaaatgaggtggattagcagagctccTCTAGAAGTCATCTCTGCTGTTGACTATTCAACTGTTAGCATGAAACTGCCTAACAGCcactgtcttcagtcagaggcctctccAGAGGCGCTGTAGCACTGACTGCTACAGCGGATCAGCATCAACATTGACTGTGAAGATACTTGGATGTTAAAAGTTACAACataactttgtttctttctactataactaaaatgtttcagttggaaagacttaaaaacattttcatcagagaaatcattaaaacattaaGCAGCTAACTGACCTCagttaaaggtcaaaggtcactgaaccaacatggctgctgcttCGGAAGGACCGAAGAAGAAAGATatcacataaacaaacaaatcccTGCATTTTATTGCGTAAATGGTCAAAAGTATTGATTTTAAGTGatgccaactcccacctgcagggggcagatttattgtttattgttattatttattgtttattgttattgatttattgtttttctctctctaccaaaaactggataattTAACTCTTCATCTGCTGCTTTGGTTtcaattaaacctttttttatggATCGTAAATTTATGATAATGACTGAAGAAGACGCTACAgcggtctagtcaaagtccagacctcaacCTGACTGAAACACTGGATCATGAGGGAAGCCCCCCTGCTGGGTCAGAGGGTGTACTTAGTTTCTGTGAGGTGAATCTACATCAGAGTGGATCGTATGGGACTGCTGCCCCCTACTGGACGCAAACACTTACTACATCAGTTTTTATctccaaactccaaaataatcccaaaaaataaaaataatgcttctttcttcttctatggtaAAGACACAATCAGgctgatgtcacttcctgtctgcctcACCTATGAACTGGGAGCTGCCCCAGATGAAGGGCAGGAACTGGAAGTCGTCCAGTCCCCAGACGCCCTGGCTGCCGGCCGGCTCCATCCTGTAGGTCCGCTGCAGCTTCCGCATCACCTGCAGGTACCTGCAGACACGCAGAAAGTATGTACACCCCTGCAGGGCGCTTTCATTCTGATTGTTGACTCTGTAAACGCTAATATTGATGATAAATGCAGAAAACGATAGAAAAAATCTCTCCAAATCAACCTAACAGGAAGTGGTGGTTGTTTttaagcaatctgattggctgagaggtttTAGCCTGGCGCTGCGCTGCCCCCTAGGGGCTGGCGTGGTTAGAGCAACGCTGTGTGGAACAGACGTGGGTTCGTTTTTATAAAGACCTGGTTATGTTTGGGAAAGTCTAAGTGTGGCAAACAGTAAAGCAGTTCCTGACCCATTGGACCCGGTCTGACCCGTCCTGCGGTACCGCAGCCGGGGCGTCTCACCTGTTGAACACCTTGAAGACGATGGCCAGCTGGTCAGAGATCCTCAGAGCGCCGACCTTACAGAGGCAGCAGAGGAACGTGGCGAAGGCCGCTTCATGACCTGGAGACacaaacagaaccgggtcagaaccgtcCTGATGTTTGGACAAACTGACCTCAACCTGGAAAcactttgacctttaacctggaAGTGCTGGCAGACGGatagcattttatttgttatagaTAAATAATGAAGCGGAACTGCAGCTGAAGTTCAGTAAAAGAACTTCTGGCTGAGCGGAGGTTCTGGTCCGGACCAGTACCTGTCCCATAGTCGATCCGGGTCGGGTTCCCCACAGCTTCCTTCAGGTAGACGGCGATCTCTGGAGCGGCGGCGGCTTTCTCTGCAGGCAGCACGGCGGCCACCAAGGCCTCGGCTTcctgaaacacagacagaacGTGATCCGGGCCCGAGACCCGGACCGGACAGAGGCGGTTCTGACCCAACCTGCTCCAGCTTGGAGAACCAGGTTCTGTACGCCTTGTTGCCGAAGCGGGACGGCTGGTCGACCGGAGGAGTTTCGTTTATCCACCGGTCCAGAGTTCCCAGAAGGCCGAGCAGCTTCTCCACCGTCTGCAAAACCAACAGAACCGGTTCAGTTCTGACCCGTAACCCGGTGCTGATGAAACCTGAACCCAACAGCTTCCTGCCCTCTGAGACAGAACCGATAGCAGCAGAACCGACCGGTtctgaagagaaata of the Poecilia reticulata strain Guanapo linkage group LG12, Guppy_female_1.0+MT, whole genome shotgun sequence genome contains:
- the ptpa gene encoding serine/threonine-protein phosphatase 2A activator, whose product is MAETDQQSASSPEDEAPDAGTAYIIPKKEISMVPDMGKWKRSQAYADYMGFILTLNEGVKGKKLTCEYEVSETVEKLLGLLGTLDRWINETPPVDQPSRFGNKAYRTWFSKLEQEAEALVAAVLPAEKAAAAPEIAVYLKEAVGNPTRIDYGTGHEAAFATFLCCLCKVGALRISDQLAIVFKVFNRYLQVMRKLQRTYRMEPAGSQGVWGLDDFQFLPFIWGSSQFIDHPTLEPRHFIDERVVNEQHQDYMFLDCIRFINEMKTGPFAEHSNQLWNISAVPSWSKVNQGLIRMYKAECLEKFPVIQHFKFGSLLSIQPAKP